The genomic window GCATGTGACATTCTCACGCCAGAAATTGGTCTCCTTGTGCATTGGGTTCCAGTCAAGATGGCCAAGGAGCACCTCTTGCTTATATTTATCAAAGGAACTCAATTTCTTGATCTTGTCTTTTAGCCCTTCTTCTAGTTGGTTCAGTGCATCCAGCAAGTCCTTACAAGTTCAGAATTTAAGGGTTTTCACTATCACCGTAATACAAAAACACATCTAATGTTACCGGCATCACTTATATCACCAGATGTAGcagaaaattaagaaattcAGGTTCCACATAACAACTAACAAGCATTTAAGTTGTCTTACCTCGTCACTCCATGCTTGTGTTTTTAGACTGTGGATAATATGTGGGAGTCCAAGATCAACCATCTGGGCACCAAATGTACCTTTTGGAAGAAGGTTCCTGAATGTCAATATGACCACCCTGACAACCTGTAAGATAAGATATCGTCAAATAAACATAACAAGTGCATCACGCCGCATTTATCcaaattaattattcaaaacgaataaaagaaacaaaaatcttggTATTGTGGGACAGAGATTCTGATTGATCAACCAAACTATGTCATATGATCTTTAACTAATTGCAGGACAGCGATGACCAAGTCATAAAAGAGAACATAGCTCACCTTTTCCTTAGTCGAGTGCTTAACCACTTCCGTGAGCCTTTGCATTGTCCTCGATGTTGCCAAGTACTCTATTGCAGGTTCATAATAGGACAGAAGCCAGATGCAGAGACATGTTTCATACAGAAGCTGTCGGTCGAAAGCACACAAATCACATGAATTAGGCACTGAGAAactatgacaaaaaaaaaagagagaggtgCTTCTTCCTTCTGAAAACTGAAACAGAACTATTTCaaagtttaataatttgttCAGCCCGCATTTTAGAATAAGGGAGCGATAGATTTAGTAGTCATTTGAAAAGGACGTTATTTTCCCCCAAAATGTATGTCTAGTCATTGCCTTTCCGTTAAGGATTTTGCATGATTTGGAAACTGCAATACTTATTTCCTGCTTTATGGAAGCATTATTCACTGAAAACTACTTCCATTAGATATACAGTTACCTGGATAGACTGCTGAGTGGATGCTGGGGAAATTAAAGGGACAAGTAACTTCACCCCATCTGCCTGAACAAATGACGATCTGACAACAGGTTCCTTAAGCAGTGACGACAGGCAGCTGATTGCAATTGGAACACCACGAGTAGGATGAGAAGGTTGCTTCAACTGCATATCAAAATTAAGGATTGAGATATCGATGGAGGACATCAAAAGCTTTTCTGGATTCACTATGTCACAATATTAAAGGTTCCTTCCAGATCACCAAATTTGCATCTATttaccaaaatcaaacaattttgCATACATCCAAGAATTGTTTGTATTCGATTGAACTAATTTGGTATTAATTAGTGTCTTCATTTGTGTTATATAACAAAGCCATGGCAAGGGTAACACAGAAAATACTAACTGCCTCTGTTTCCCCCTCTAATTGCAAGCTCTACCAATGAGCTGTAGCTCTAACAATGGCATTTTCTATAAGACAAAGACAACTAACACTTAAACACTAATGCAAGACCAACCTTaactagaaagaaaacaaagaggaaagagagaaagagaaaagaagaagaagaagaaacctgagCACAAAGCCATTCCACCAACCCCTTGAGAACATCATCAATTCCATTACCAATAACAGCATTACCAGCTTTTGGCCTAGCACTATGTTGAGAGAAGACAAAACCCACCAAGTAAATGAGGCTGTATGTTACAGTCATGTTTAATAAAAGTACGATAAGCGGTTTTGAATACCTTATTATCCAGGCAAGGATCTTACAGCTTTTTTCTTGAATGAACCAATTTCCCTTCCAAAGCAACCTGAAAGAGGACACATCTTTTAGATGGCATGATCTTTTGAAGCTAAGCAATTAAGCAGCCAAAATCAAGCACAAATGTAGCTGAAAGCAGTTTCCATCAATGGCATTTAACATATGTTTCCCGTTTGTCAGGAAGATTGtagttaaaataataaactgaCAAGGGCCAGCAGAAACAACAGTTCGACCCAATAACCAATTCTgtcctataaaaaaaaacttgcctGTACcaaataacaattgtaaaacTTTTGCATAGGGACTCACCTCAAGAAAGGCTCATAAGTATCCTCATTTGCCAAAGATTCATCATGGAATAATCGAGCTCGTGTTGGGTTTGCTGGAAACATTTGATACATTAATATTAGTCAGTAACtaaaatgaagaaaaggtaaaatgcaaaaatatttaaattttcatttaccTGAGAGCATTTCATAAATCAAAGCCAAAACATATTCGACAGTTTCTTCCTTGAATATATCACGTAAGATGCTAACAAAGAGATGAACATAAGCTGGACCATCCTGCAATAACGGCACCACATATATCACTTAATAACGACAAGGTAGGTAAATGCTAGCATAGTCACTATACAACTTTAATCACTaataaacagagagagattgaCTCAAGTAATGACAGATCATGGCTTATAATGAGAGTCTATGTAAACTGTTTGAAAGGAGACAAAAAGAGTTGTAGAAAACTTACTTCATCGAGCAACTGTGCCCTAGCACTTTCAGGTTTTTTATCATAGCGCCTTAAGAGCTGGAGACCTTTAGCTGAAACCAGCTTAGTGTTCATGTAAGTCTCCCATGGAATGTCCCTTTTCAATACCTGCAAAGTAAACCAACAatagaaattacaaaatctgaCAAAACCACATGATAAACATTTATAAGTAGCCAAAGTTACAAAGATCTATATTGACGGTTTGCATCGTCCTGTTTCAATttgtcatcatcattcatATCTTACCAAACAATGTCTATTAATGATGCTAAATACAAAACTGCATCTACTGAATTAGGTTTATACAAGGAAAATTATCACCAACCTGCTCTATACTCAGCTCCGCCTGATCCATGAGTGGTTCAGAAACTTGAAATTGAACTGATCCGAATCCCTACGAATGTAAATACAGAACAAGCAAGAGAAAGCTAGacatattaaagaaaaatggaagaatCTGATACGAAATTCGTTAACATCGTGACCACAATTTGACCTTTTAATCAACAAGCATTTGAAAtgtcaagaagaaaagaaaaaacaacaaatcaagaatcaaggAAACCACaatggaaacaacaacaaccttaTCTCGATTTATCATTCTATTGCTTATAAAACAACAATGGAAACAAATGAGGAAGGCAGATGTTCTGAAATCTTAGAGTCTAGTGTCAAGATGAGACTATTTAACTGATACAAGCTACTAGTTTTAAAAGGTCCTAAGATTCGATCAAACATGGGCtgcaaataaaaaactaaaggCCAGATTACAAAGTTTTCAACACAACGAAACTGATTCAAACAAACACACAGaatttcataaaacaaaaatagatcgggcttttttctttaaatcacacacacacacaaacacaaacaacaatttcaagtttttttcaaaattgctTTGCCTCCATGagtcaaaccaaaacatttaaacTTTGCTCCTAAAGGACCTTAAGAACTTTATCTACCCAGTAAAATTGTAGTATGAGTTGAATTATTTCAGAATTAGCAGATCCAATCTGATAATTTCATAAACAGATCCAAGCTAACAATTTCACAAAGTAAAGGAATCAAAAgctaaaaacatttaataaaCAATCGAGGTGAAAGTTAAAAATCCCCAATTAGATCCAAAAAAGGCGAAATTAGATCGAGAGTTTAGGGTTTCGCGAAAAATACCTGCGAGGGAGAAATTGAAGCTCTGCGTTGTGAGTAGAGAAGACGGAAGGAAAATCTCCGGTTAGATGCGGTGGTGACGGAGGAATCGAGCCGATCTCCGGCGAGGAGAGAGATTTGGGAGAGAGGCTAATTGGACCTTTGGATGAAAAAGCAGACAAGGCGAAGAGAtaagttttgttattattcAAGAGACATGGAATAATCACAATGTCAACAAATCAGTTGGCTAAGCGATTTCGGTTCGGGTAGTTTCCGGTTAACAAAAGTTAATTCGACCCGATTAAGTCACCCGAGATTGTCTCTCGTATCCTTTTTTTTACAGCAAACCGGTTAAATCCCTTTGAGAAACGATCTCATAATTCTGAAatgcaaacaacaaatctcttaaatctttttttctttcatgtctcattctcttttaataaaatgtgTATAAACGAATTTAccccttcttctttctctaatattcattttaaaactaaataacttttaaaaaacaaaaaaaaaaaattagaaaaaaaaaacagaaacccaactttctctctcctctcctctttctcctttgaAGTTTGAGCTCGTCGCTCTTACTCGCCGAAATTCGATTTCAGTAGTCATTGTTGGCATATCTTCTCCTCCGGCGAGTTTTGTCGAGATAATAAGAAAAGGTATGTTTTTAGAGCTGCATAGAGCTCaaaattgaagatttgaaCCTAgaaatttaagatattttctCAATTAGATTTGAGATTAAGCAAATTGTGTTTGGGTATACACATTGGAAGTTTATGCATACTACCTGGGTTAAATAGATCTGTAAATGAGTAAGAAATGGATTACACCAACTGAATCATAGTAAATTGTAGTTTTGAACCCGAAACCATTCGACTTGAGTTCTTCTCGGAAATACAACTGGTAGAACTGAGTAGAATTGCACATGattcaattgaaaaatatatatgtagtattACTCGTAACTCTAGTTTTACCCAGATGTATGTAGTATGACTTAGTTGACTAGTAATAACCATTTACATGTAATATTACTTAGGTACAATAGTATTACCcacactacaagaaaacatgcaTTTTGTGATGGATATTAgccctcgcaaatttgcgacGGAATTGCGAGTCGTTTACTATTAACTACGCAACGCGCGTAAAGTTGTCGtaaatttgcgagggatacACGCGTCGTAAATTTGCGAAGAATTTGCAAGTAATTGCGTCTACTTTGCAATGAATACTTTGTCGTTGCAATTTCGTTACAATATTGCGACGAATTTGCAAAGAAGTAGGTCCCAACATATTTTGCGACGAATTTACAAATATTGTGTAAATGAACACGTTTTAAATGAAAGTTAGTAGGTTGGTGTGGTAGGTAGTGAAATTATATCgaaaaaatcttataatttttctctaaatatattttctcttgcAATTCCCTTGCAAAATGTTATAGGAATTTCCTCGCAAAATATTTTCAGGGTCTATAAATAGCAAACGTAAATGAGTGAAGAATCACAACTCAAAACGTAAACAAACTAGATATTGatccgcggtacaccgcgggtgGATATGTTCATTAGAAagttatagatatttttttataagaattattatttctatataaatattatattcttcacacataatttttatttatgtaaattttggataattcatattttatgatCTCATATTTGTTAGTTTAATAGTAAAattcagtatttgttttttttgtttgggttttttagacgtaataaatatataaaacttgtaTTATTTAGAGATTGACCCGCGGTACACTGAGATTGATAATTTTGTCagaaaattagatatttttattttaactaatattatctatatgtatataa from Arabidopsis thaliana chromosome 3, partial sequence includes these protein-coding regions:
- a CDS encoding vacuolar ATP synthase subunit H family protein (vacuolar ATP synthase subunit H family protein; FUNCTIONS IN: binding, hydrolase activity, acting on acid anhydrides, catalyzing transmembrane movement of substances, proton-transporting ATPase activity, rotational mechanism; INVOLVED IN: ATP synthesis coupled proton transport; LOCATED IN: vacuolar membrane, chloroplast, plasma membrane, vacuole, plant-type vacuole; EXPRESSED IN: 27 plant structures; EXPRESSED DURING: 15 growth stages; CONTAINS InterPro DOMAIN/s: ATPase, V1 complex, subunit H (InterPro:IPR004908), ATPase, V1 complex, subunit H, C-terminal (InterPro:IPR011987), Armadillo-like helical (InterPro:IPR011989), Armadillo-type fold (InterPro:IPR016024); Has 505 Blast hits to 479 proteins in 224 species: Archae - 0; Bacteria - 0; Metazoa - 202; Fungi - 135; Plants - 70; Viruses - 0; Other Eukaryotes - 98 (source: NCBI BLink).), with translation MDQAELSIEQVLKRDIPWETYMNTKLVSAKGLQLLRRYDKKPESARAQLLDEDGPAYVHLFVSILRDIFKEETVEYVLALIYEMLSANPTRARLFHDESLANEDTYEPFLRLLWKGNWFIQEKSCKILAWIISARPKAGNAVIGNGIDDVLKGLVEWLCAQLKQPSHPTRGVPIAISCLSSLLKEPVVRSSFVQADGVKLLVPLISPASTQQSIQLLYETCLCIWLLSYYEPAIEYLATSRTMQRLTEVVKHSTKEKVVRVVILTFRNLLPKGTFGAQMVDLGLPHIIHSLKTQAWSDEDLLDALNQLEEGLKDKIKKLSSFDKYKQEVLLGHLDWNPMHKETNFWRENVTCFEENDFQILRVLLTILDTSSDPRSLAVACFDISQFIQYHAAGRVIVADLKAKERVMKLINHENAEVTKNAILCIQRLLLGAKYASFLQA